One Ictalurus furcatus strain D&B chromosome 25, Billie_1.0, whole genome shotgun sequence DNA window includes the following coding sequences:
- the gpr31 gene encoding 12-(S)-hydroxy-5,8,10,14-eicosatetraenoic acid receptor, producing the protein MPFDYLLRVDRHLSSGFAGTFLRTPKGLTVQDSSPGPHDSSLIGDKHLCSVLTACRDVCTLTSEYSSGKTKQYVSGSQKHAKKTFLPSSSFFSCALLKLNSFNSQDSGFTKQRIIIIIIIIIIIIKTTIITLMEYHASDNCTAGSKDLYKFYFSVMIIEFILALPLNLTVIYLFIFKLQFWKSKSNNIFLFNLVLADILLLICLPVRAYYFQRGERRSNNNTVCKSVLFMLFLNRGASIAFLTIISINRYLSVVHPGIKNPLKIRKRSVLISVLVWVLLMPLTIPSLLTTFECCNNNETGEETSSVFADNATTDTFRELVFFTPVLISSIVLVYCTIRITNRLKEKTVGDRTKLRRAVFLVTLVVSVFAFCFWPSAISRLVLLVVREKNQPSAEEIAVQVYDGLMCLSYLDCLLDPIVYCLSSTKFKRVYISTYLPFLMKGHHAEHH; encoded by the exons TGATCGTCACCTTTCCTCGGGATTCGCTGGGACTTTTCTCCGGACTCCAAAAGGACTGACTGTACAGGATTCCTCCCCCGGCCCACACGACTCCTCTTTAATAGGAGATAAACATCTCTGCTCTGTACTGACCGCCTGTAGAGACGTGTG CACTCTTACCTCGGAGTACAGCTCGGGGAAGACTAAGCAGTATGTATCAGGATCTCAGAAGCATGCAAAAAAGACTTTTTTGCCTTCtagcagttttttttcttgtgcgCTGCTGAAATTGAACTCTTTCAACTCCCAAGACAGTGGATTTACTAAGcaaaggataataataataataataataataataataataataaaaacaacaataataacactaatGGAGTACCACGCGAGTGACAACTGTACAGCTGGAAGTAAGGACCTGTACAAGTTCTACTTCTCGGTGATGATAATTGAGTTTATCCTGGCACTTCCTCTGAACCTCACTGTGATCTACCTCTTCATTTTTAAACTCCAATTCTGGAAATCTAAAAGCAACAACATTTTTCTGTTCAATCTCGTCCTGGCGGATATCCTGCTCCTTATTTGCTTGCCAGTCAGGGCGTACTACTTTCAGCGTGGAGAGAGACGGAGTAACAACAACACCGTTTGTAAATCAGTCCTCTTTATGCTTTTTTTGAACCGAGGAGCCAGCATCGCTTTCCTGACTATTATTTCCATCAACCGTTACTTGAGTGTGGTCCATCCCGGGATAAAGAACCCCTTGAAGATTCGGAAAAGATCCGTTCTCATCTCCGTTCTGGTCTGGGTTTTGCTCATGCCTCTGACCATCCCGTCCTTGCTGACCACGTTTGAGTGCTGCAACAACAACGAGACGGGCGAGGAGACCAGCAGCGTTTTCGCAGACAACGCCACCACTGATACCTTCAGAGAGCTCGTGTTTTTCACACCGGTTCTCATCTCGTCTATCGTCCTGGTCTACTGCACCATAAGGATCACGAACAGGCTGAAGGAGAAGACGGTCGGCGACAGGACCAAGCTGAGAAGAGCGGTATTCCTGGTCACTCTGGTCGTCTCGGTGTTTGCTTTCTGCTTTTGGCCGTCTGCTATTTCAAGGCTGGTGCTGTTGGtagtcagagaaaaaaatcaaccgAGCGCAGAAGAAATCGCGGTTCAGGTCTACGATGGCCTCATGTGCCTCTCGTATCTGGATTGCCTCCTGGACCCGATCGTCTACTGTCTGAGCAGTACCAAGTTCAAACGCGTGTATATATCCACGTATCTGCCTTTTCTGATGAAAGGACACCATGCAGAACATCACTGA